A genomic segment from Candidatus Viadribacter manganicus encodes:
- a CDS encoding DUF6691 family protein encodes MSVILAFLLALLFGVGLIVSGMTDPARVLGFLDVAGAWDPSLAFVMGGAVMVAAPFFLLARNREKPVFAAAFEPPQSARIDLRLIGGAALFGVGWGLAGLCPGPALVVLGLAPQAVWPFVVAMMIGLGVGRWIGRARRGVEGDVRGELRAQSEATS; translated from the coding sequence ATGAGCGTCATCTTGGCGTTTCTCTTAGCGCTTCTGTTCGGCGTTGGCCTTATTGTGTCGGGAATGACGGATCCAGCGCGCGTGCTTGGGTTCCTCGACGTGGCGGGCGCATGGGATCCTTCACTTGCGTTCGTCATGGGTGGGGCTGTCATGGTCGCCGCGCCGTTTTTTCTTCTGGCGCGCAATCGAGAAAAGCCGGTTTTCGCCGCCGCATTCGAGCCGCCTCAGTCTGCACGAATAGATCTGCGCCTCATTGGCGGCGCTGCATTGTTCGGCGTGGGGTGGGGACTGGCGGGCCTTTGCCCAGGTCCCGCGCTTGTTGTGCTGGGGCTTGCGCCGCAAGCGGTGTGGCCATTTGTCGTTGCGATGATGATTGGACTGGGCGTTGGCCGGTGGATTGGCAGAGCACGCCGTGGTGTCGAGGGAGATGTTCGCGGCGAGCTGCGCGCG
- a CDS encoding YeeE/YedE family protein produces the protein MALLEVFGPALMGGALIGLAAGGLYLLTGRIAGVSGVVGGAVLLERGVWRYAFVAGLIAAGVGGAALNIQPAQALSGVAWQTLGASGVVVGLGAAIGSGCTSGHGVCGLGRLSSRSLAAVVTFMTSAALTVFVARHGIAP, from the coding sequence ATGGCGCTGCTTGAAGTGTTCGGACCTGCATTGATGGGTGGCGCGCTGATTGGGCTCGCTGCCGGCGGGCTCTATCTGCTTACTGGGCGAATAGCGGGCGTAAGCGGCGTTGTTGGCGGTGCAGTTCTGCTCGAGCGCGGCGTATGGCGCTATGCCTTCGTGGCCGGGCTGATCGCGGCGGGGGTGGGGGGCGCAGCTTTAAACATCCAGCCTGCGCAAGCGCTCAGCGGTGTCGCCTGGCAGACGCTTGGCGCCTCCGGTGTCGTCGTGGGACTTGGAGCGGCCATCGGGTCGGGATGCACGAGCGGCCATGGCGTTTGCGGGCTTGGGCGCCTTTCGAGCCGTTCGCTGGCGGCCGTCGTCACTTTCATGACCAGTGCAGCGCTCACGGTATTTGTCGCTCGTCATGGCATCGCGCCATGA